AAGCCAGAAACTTTGATGAAACCCCAACATAGTCTCATTTGAagagagcaaaaaaaaaaaaaaaacccagaaaagTTTTAGTTTCATAACGGGTAAAGGTAGTGCAAAATGGAAGAAAGTAACAGTAACAATAGCACAGTAAACAATGTGGCTAGAGCCATCGTTGCAGCCCTTGATTGGAACTCTACTCCTGATGCTCGCAAAGCTGCCGTTTCTTACCTTGAATCTGtattctctttctctctctatccttctattttgttttatttttgttttgtaaattaattaactttggCTGTTAAGATTAACTCTTTAAAGTATATATCATTCGGTGAACTTTCCAACTTTGAATCAGAAAATGTCAGAATTCGTAACTTTGAACTTTTTGATTCAGTAGACTAGTTTTGAACTTTTAtgaatttggaaattttctGGAATTTTTTTCAGGGAGACTGTTTAGTTGTTCAATTAAGCTAGAGGATCGTTATAATTTGCTTTACGAAATTGATAAGTCTCTCTTACCATTTTGACAAGATTCGTCTGTTTCTTATATTATTTCCTTTATCtttgtttttagggtttaggctCTTTTCTGTTTGGTTTTCTTGGCATATTCTTGGTCTTTGCATgtaaattaatcaactttggtTGTAAAAAGTTCCTAATTGAAGTTTATGTCATTTGGTGAAAGTTTTGAACTTTGATTCAGTAGACTTATTTTGAATTGGTggaaaatttggaaatttatGAACTCTTCTTTTTGAAGGTTGATTAGTGATTCAATTGAGTTAAGGTTTTAATCTAAAGTGTCATTGTAATTTGCTTTTATGAACCTTATAGCTCTCTCTTAGCTTTGCGTTTTGACTAGAATGTGTCTGTTCCTCccatttcttttactttgcACTTTTAAAATGGGGTTCTTTGCTGTTTATGATTGATAAATGTTCAATGTTTATATTTGATCGAACTTCGATTCCTTCGAATGATTTGAACTGTTTGACAATTGTTCCTTGTTTAGACATTTTGACGGTTTACTAGTAATATTATTAGGATTTGAGGACATCAGCAAGTAAGGATGAATAATTAGGTATTGTGCTGAAATTTTTAAGCACGATACAAAAAGCAATCGATTTTGTCAGGCTGCATGGTTTCTTGCATCTTTAAGATATAGTTTAATCAGTGAAGTTTTGTTAAGTAAAACTGAACTCGAAAAAACTGGTTGGGAGAGAAGCTGTATTATGACAGCTAAAGGCTTCCTGTGAAAAGAGCTTATGAAATGAAGCTTGGGAAGCCTGTCTGTGTCCTCTGTGAATTAGTGTCTTGCTTTTATATCATGACCACAAATACTGGcatgttttagttttatatcACTTCAGTGACTTATCTCTCTTGAATATTTACAGATTAAAGCAGGAGATATACGGGTTTTGGCAAACACATCATTCTTATTAGTTAAAAAGGATTGGTCTTCAGAAATACGATTACATGCATTTAAAATGCTACAGGTTAAGCTCATTCACCGTTATTTCCTTTCTGTTCTTGCTGCATCCCCACTTTGATGAAACTGGTGCTGTCCATgacttaattttaaagattcATTACTTGATTTCTatcatgttattttttattaaattgcaTGTCTTGAGTCGTGACTTTAAGTTCCTTATCATCTTAATCTCTGTGCAGCACTTGGTTCGATTGCGGTGGGAGGAATTCAGTCTCTCAGAACGTAGGAACTTTTCAAACGTTGCTGTTGAGTTAATGTCTGAAATTGCAGATCCTTGTGAGGAATGGGCTTTGAAAAGTCAAACGGCTGCCCTAGTTGCTGAGGTTTTCAACACATTACCCTGGCAACCTAGCTTTTTTCTTATTTGCTATCTAGGATTATCATTTTTCAGTtatgtttcatttttcattttctttttggggcTTTGTTTCAGGTAGTTAGAAGAGAAGGACTAAATCTTTGGCAAGAGCTGTTTCCATCGCTAGTTTCCCTATCCAGCAAGGGCCCTGTTCAAGTAAAGCTCTTTGTAATCTATACGTAGTCATgatctttttctatttcttgaatcatGCATTGAATGATTCCTTGGatatttttttcccattttaggCTGAGTTGGTCTCAATGATGCTGAGATGGCTTCCTGAAGATATTACAGTCCACAATGAAGATTTGGAAGGTTTTTATCTCTCTTGATTTGAATTGTTTGCACCAACTGAATAATTTCATTCTCTTGGCATCCAATATCTCAAGATGCTGCTTCTATTCAAACCTTAGAAGTAGTAcacttccttttctttcatAACTTTCTATTTTGAGGCGGTTATATGTATAATATGTTTTAAGCTTCGTTTGTTTTTGTACTGCTTTTTGCTTCTCtctgaaataaatttatcattcaGGTGATCGGCGTAGATTACTGTTACGTGGACTTACTCAATCTTTGCCAGAAATTTTGCCACTACTATACACAGTATGCCTCTATCTTTTGTAGAACATACATTGCTTCCTTTAGCGTTATTTACGATCCTTAACTCTTGGTACAGTTATTGGAAAGGCATTTCGGGGAAGCATTGAGTGAGGTGGGTAGACAACATCTTGACATAGCAAAACAGCATGCGGCTGCTGTAACAGCTACTTTAAATGCCATAAATGCCTATGCCGAATGGGCACCTTTGTCTGATCTTGCTAAATTCGGCATCATTCATGGGTATGATATTCTTCTTTTCACTTCTCGAAAGATAACGTTTTAATCATTGATGTGATCCCTTCCTTACACTCTCATCTCTGTATTTTGACAGGTGTGGTTTCCTACTTTCTTCTCTTGATTTTCGCCTTCATGCTTGTGAGTTTTTCAAACTAGTCTCTCCAAGGTATGCTTTATGGTTTACATGGTTAAGGTACAGATTTTCTCTCCTAGAAGACTACTGCTTGACGTTGCAAACTCTCGATTCTGGCATGCAGAAAGAGACCTGCTGACGACTTTGCTTCTGAATTTGATTCTGCAATGAGTAGCATCTTTCAAATCTTGATGAATGTATCTCGGGAATTCTTGGTCAGATCTAACTCAGCAGGTGGGGCAATAGATGAAAGTGACTTCGAGTTTGCAGAATATGTTTGTGAAAGTATGGTATCTTTGGGTTCCTCAAACTTGCAATGTATTCTCAGAGACAGCAGTACGTCCGCTCTCTACTTACAGCAGGTAATGACTGTCAAAAGATTGCAGCAAGTTTTTTAGAATTACTTTGATTTAAGTTGTATTTCTGCAAACAAGTTTCCTAACAGGGgtgtattttagtcatttgttGCTTCGACGTTTCATCTTTCTTGAAGTACATGAGTCTGATGCATATCCAGACATTGGTATGGGGATATGATCCCCTATACGTGTCCAACAATCAGACCTAGTCCAAGTAACATAATTTTAGTCTATATGCAGGATGTgaatcattttcatttgctaATTCTTTTAGATACTTTAGTCTAGTGATGAGTAATAAAAACTTATGGcctaatattttatcttttttcagATGCTTGGGTTCTTTCAACATTTTAAGCTAGCTCTTCATTATCAATCCCTGCAATTTTGGTTGGTATGTGaaagttttttttgtaaattattgtgATAATAAAGCATGAATAACAAAtaactaagttaaaataaatgttttctcTAGGCACTGATGCGGGATTTGATGTCAAAGCCGAAGCTTTCAGTGCATTCATCTGGAGAAGGGTCAGCTGCTAGCAATACAGACTCAAATTCAGCTCAGGTTGACAATGAAAAGAGAAAGATTTTAAGTTTTCTCAATGATGATATTTGTAGTACGATTCTGGATATATCATTCCAACGCATGCTTAAGAAAGAAAGGCTTATCACCGGAAAAGCCCTTTCTCTAGGGGCTTTGGAGTTGTGGAGTGATGACTTTGAAGGAAAGGGTGATTTCGGCCAGTACCGTTCTAGACTTGTATGCTCTACCATCTCAGAtgcatttatattttgatctttGATTTATCTTCCTTTGATTTGGAAATTCAAGCATAAACATACATTGTTTTTTTCATTGCAGTTTGAGTTAATCAGGTTTATTGCTTCAAACAAGCCCCTTGTGGCTGGTGCTAAAGTTTCCGAAAGAATTATTATGATCATTAAGAACCTCTTGAACTCTCCAATGCCTGCTGAGGTTTCATCACCAACCCTTTTCATCTTGTTCCTTTCCATTATACCTAGTGTTCGGGTTTTCAGGTTAGAAGCTTCATTGTTATTATCTTTACAAACTTCCAGGACTTAGCAGTGATGGAAAGCATGCAAGTAGCTCTGGAAAGTGTTGTTAGCTCTATTTTTGATGGTTCGAATGAGTTTGCGGGGGGTAGTTCAGAAGTTCACGTTGCTTTATGTGGAATATTTGAAGGTTTGCTAACAACTTGTCTGTATTCTGTTAGAGGCTCTATGTTTATGATACCCATACCTACCAAAAAACTCTGTTTACCGTGAATTGAAGGTTTACTTCGGGAACTTCTTTCATTGAATTGGACTGAGCCTGCCCTTGTGGAAGTACTTGGGCACTATCTAGATGCAATGGGTCCCTTCCTGAAGTATTTCTCGGATGTAGTTGGTAGTGTCATCAATAAGCTATTTGAGCTCCTAAATTCACTTCCTTTTGTTGTTAAggttctcttcttcttcttccttttcatcttttttccCTAAGGACTGAGACTTGTCTTTTTTACCTTAAGTTTTGTTTGGCAGAATCCTTCGACGAGCAGTGCACGGCATGCAAGGTTGCAAATTTGTACATCATTTATTCGGATAGCCAAAGCTGCTGACAAAAGTATTCTGCCTCACATGAAGGTAATGCATCTGTCAagcaaaatgataaaatttccaATTGAAGCTTTGAAGTTTCTGAAATGCTTAGATACTTTCAATTTGAGGAGCGGATACAGATTCCCTTATATTTAAACAGCATATTCTTTCATGCTCATACGAAATTAGAGCTACTTACTTGCCAATTGCCGTGTGTATTCTTTTGCAGTCGGAAAGCATTGTGAAATTCTAAATTTGCAATGCTTGTTTAGCTCTTAAATTTGAGTAGAAAATGTCCACATTATCCTTGAGCAAATACTTATTTGTATGCTTCATAAGGCAATTCATTAGAAACTGTCACAGGTTTAGATTGTTAGCTTTTAAAACCATCATTTATATGCCTGTTTATAAGTTTTGGGGAAACTTATGTTTTAGTTGAACTTTATATTCACTCCATGATGTTTCTTATGCAGGGTATTGCTGATACCATGGTGTATTTGCAAAGAGAAGGCCGTCTGCTTCGCGGTGAGCATAATCTTCTAGGTGAAGCATTTCTTGTTATAGCATCTGCTGCAGGGTAATTACTTGCTTAAAGTGTTTCAATTGCCATGTAAAGCtggatttcttttctttttcttatatgACATTTGTTGAAATGGAGCAGGGTTCAACAGCAGCAAGAAGTTTTGGCATGGTTACTTGAACCCTTGAGCCAACAATGGATACAAATAGAATGGCAAAACAATTACTTGTCCGAACCTCTTGGACTAGTTCGTTTATGCTCCGAGACAGCATTTATGTGGTCACTGTTCCACACTGTCACATTCTTTGAGAAAGCACTCAAGAGGAGTGGAATGAGGAAAGGCCAAAGCAGCTCAACATCAAGTTCTACCCCACATCCAATGGCTTCTCATCTGTCTTGGATGCTTCCTCCCCTCTTAAAAGTATGCTATTGTAAcctatattatatatatcttaTCTAGAAGATACTATAgaaacaggctgttacaactctatTGTTCTTGTGCAGCTGCTTCGTGCTATACATTCCCTTTGGTCACCATCAGTATTCCAAGTATTACCTGGGGAGATTAAAGCAGCAATGAGCATGAGTGATGTGGAGCGGTCTAGTCTTCTTGGCGTTGGGAACCCCAAATTGTCAAAGGGGGCATTAACTTTCATAGAGGGATCTCCATTTGATGTGAATAAGGAAGGGTATACTGAACCAAATGAAGCTGATATACGGAATTGGTTAAAGGGTATCAGAGACAGTGGGTAAGTATGGCATTTGCACATTTTCTAACATAGGAAAATGGTCTTCCTAAGAAACAATGCACCGTTAATTCTCACTATAACGTGGATGGCGTATAAATTGAAGGATCCCTAAATGATATCTTGATTTACCCCAAAAGGAACTCCATTTTTTGTCTGGTGTATATTTGGTATAAAGTGCTTAGCTATGTGATTATGAGCCGTCTAGAGTTAAACATGGGCGCATATATCattttgaaaactgaaaaagaaaattttttgataGGTAATGAATAACTTGGTAGATTAAAGAAATGGCTAAAGATCATATCCTACCTTTATCGAGGATTCAGGAAGCCTTCTCCATTTTGTAGCTTTGTAGACGAAACTAATATTTTGGAAGGCATACTTCAATCATCATCCACTCATCGAGTCTTTTTCTAATTGGTGTTAATGCATCTTACACATTCGTAGGTACAATGTATTGGGACTATCTGCAACCATTGGAGATCCGTTTTTCAAAGGCATTGATGTTGATTCTGTTGCTTTAGCTCTAATTGAGAATATACAGTCAATGGAGTTCAGACATACAAGGCAGCTTGTTCATTCTGTTTTGATTCCTTTGGTTAAGTGTTGTCCTCCCGACATGTGGGGGGTATGGCTGGAAAAGCTACTGCACCCGTTATTTGTCCACTGTCAGCAAGCTCTGAGCTGTTCATGGTTTGGTCTTCTGCATGAAGGCCGGGCGAAGGTTCCCGATAATCATGGTATCCTTACTGGGTCAGACTTGAAAGTGGAAGTAATGGAAGAGAAGTTACTCCGAGAT
The nucleotide sequence above comes from Gossypium raimondii isolate GPD5lz chromosome 13, ASM2569854v1, whole genome shotgun sequence. Encoded proteins:
- the LOC105781687 gene encoding protein HASTY 1; the protein is MEESNSNNSTVNNVARAIVAALDWNSTPDARKAAVSYLESIKAGDIRVLANTSFLLVKKDWSSEIRLHAFKMLQHLVRLRWEEFSLSERRNFSNVAVELMSEIADPCEEWALKSQTAALVAEVVRREGLNLWQELFPSLVSLSSKGPVQAELVSMMLRWLPEDITVHNEDLEGDRRRLLLRGLTQSLPEILPLLYTLLERHFGEALSEVGRQHLDIAKQHAAAVTATLNAINAYAEWAPLSDLAKFGIIHGCGFLLSSLDFRLHACEFFKLVSPRKRPADDFASEFDSAMSSIFQILMNVSREFLVRSNSAGGAIDESDFEFAEYVCESMVSLGSSNLQCILRDSSTSALYLQQMLGFFQHFKLALHYQSLQFWLALMRDLMSKPKLSVHSSGEGSAASNTDSNSAQVDNEKRKILSFLNDDICSTILDISFQRMLKKERLITGKALSLGALELWSDDFEGKGDFGQYRSRLFELIRFIASNKPLVAGAKVSERIIMIIKNLLNSPMPAEDLAVMESMQVALESVVSSIFDGSNEFAGGSSEVHVALCGIFEGLLRELLSLNWTEPALVEVLGHYLDAMGPFLKYFSDVVGSVINKLFELLNSLPFVVKNPSTSSARHARLQICTSFIRIAKAADKSILPHMKGIADTMVYLQREGRLLRGEHNLLGEAFLVIASAAGVQQQQEVLAWLLEPLSQQWIQIEWQNNYLSEPLGLVRLCSETAFMWSLFHTVTFFEKALKRSGMRKGQSSSTSSSTPHPMASHLSWMLPPLLKLLRAIHSLWSPSVFQVLPGEIKAAMSMSDVERSSLLGVGNPKLSKGALTFIEGSPFDVNKEGYTEPNEADIRNWLKGIRDSGYNVLGLSATIGDPFFKGIDVDSVALALIENIQSMEFRHTRQLVHSVLIPLVKCCPPDMWGVWLEKLLHPLFVHCQQALSCSWFGLLHEGRAKVPDNHGILTGSDLKVEVMEEKLLRDLTREICLLLSTIASPGLNTSLPALEHSGHVGRVDMSSLKDLDAFAPSSMVGFLLKHKSLAIPVLQISLEAFTWTDSEAVTKVCSFSASVVLLAILTNNVDLREFVSRELFSALIRGLALESNAFISADLVNLCREIFIYLCDRDPAPRQILLSLPCITPNDLHAFEEALTKTASPKEQKQHMRSLLLLATGNNLKALAAQKNVNIITNVTARPRGPVNAPGNGIEEGDSVGLAAIL